Proteins encoded within one genomic window of Formosa agariphila KMM 3901:
- the murB gene encoding UDP-N-acetylmuramate dehydrogenase, which yields MKIEHNVSLKPYNTFGIDVVAKHFVTISTLEDLKAVLELESYPKKLILGGGSNILLIKAVDALVILIRIKGISIISKTEDTVLVKANAGENWHEFVLWTLSQDFGGLENMSLIPGNVGTSPIQNIGAYGVELKDTFESCEAINLATKSITTFKKEECEFGYRNSIFKQHAKGQYIITSVTFKLTTKNHILHTNYGAITAELNARQITSPTIQDVSNAIIAIRQSKLPDPKKIGNSGSFFKNPVVDKAVYLHILNQFPDVPSYPVSETQVKIPAGWLIEKAGFKGKRLGNYGVHKNQALVLVNYGGATGTEILRLSEIIQATIQRIFNISIESEVNIL from the coding sequence GTGAAAATAGAACACAATGTATCTTTAAAACCATACAATACTTTTGGAATAGATGTTGTTGCAAAACATTTTGTAACAATATCTACTCTAGAAGATTTAAAAGCGGTTTTAGAACTTGAATCGTATCCTAAAAAATTAATTTTAGGTGGCGGAAGTAATATTTTATTAATCAAAGCTGTAGATGCTTTAGTTATACTTATCCGTATAAAAGGAATTTCAATTATTTCTAAAACTGAAGATACTGTCTTAGTAAAAGCTAATGCAGGTGAAAACTGGCATGAATTTGTACTTTGGACTTTGAGTCAGGATTTTGGCGGACTTGAAAACATGTCCTTAATTCCAGGAAATGTAGGCACGTCTCCTATTCAGAATATTGGTGCTTACGGTGTAGAATTAAAAGATACGTTCGAATCTTGCGAAGCCATTAATTTAGCAACCAAATCCATAACAACTTTCAAAAAAGAAGAATGTGAGTTTGGATACAGAAATTCAATTTTCAAGCAGCACGCTAAAGGTCAGTATATCATAACATCAGTAACTTTTAAACTGACAACTAAAAACCATATACTTCATACCAATTACGGTGCGATAACTGCAGAGCTAAATGCTAGGCAAATTACATCACCTACAATTCAAGACGTATCTAACGCAATAATTGCTATTAGGCAAAGTAAACTTCCTGACCCTAAAAAGATTGGAAATAGCGGTAGCTTCTTTAAAAACCCAGTTGTAGATAAAGCCGTGTATCTTCATATTTTAAATCAGTTTCCAGATGTCCCAAGTTATCCGGTTTCCGAAACCCAAGTTAAAATCCCAGCAGGTTGGCTTATTGAAAAAGCAGGTTTTAAAGGTAAGCGCTTAGGAAATTATGGCGTTCATAAAAATCAAGCCTTAGTTTTAGTTAATTATGGAGGTGCTACGGGTACAGAAATATTGAGACTTTCAGAAATAATTCAAGCTACAATACAAAGAATTTTTAATATTAGCATCGAATCAGAAGTTAATATCTTATAA
- a CDS encoding pyridoxal phosphate-dependent aminotransferase, with protein sequence MPKISNKGQNMPESPIRKLVPYSEKAYKAGKKVYHLNIGQPDIKTPQVALDAVKNNTLTTIEYSRSEGSEQYRTKIANYYHKNNIEVKHDDIIVTTGGSEALLFTFGSIMDTDDEIIIPEPFYANYNGFSTASGVNVVPVISKIEDNFALPPISEFEKLITPKTKAILICNPGNPTGYLYSKEEILQLAELVKKHDLFLIADEVYREFTYDGVQHHSIMSIDGLEDYAIMIDSVSKRYSMCGARIGCLVSKNKTVIKTALKFAQARLSPPTLAQIASEAALDTPQSYFDEVKSEYLGRRNTLIAELEKIDGVKIGVPKGAFYCIVELPIKNSDKFAQWLLEEFDIDKETVMVAPAAGFYSTPGVGLNQIRIAYVLNKESLIKAVTLLKEALKVYKD encoded by the coding sequence ATGCCAAAAATATCAAACAAAGGCCAGAACATGCCAGAATCTCCAATTCGTAAATTGGTACCTTACTCTGAAAAAGCATACAAAGCCGGAAAAAAAGTTTATCATTTAAATATTGGTCAACCTGATATAAAAACACCTCAAGTCGCTTTAGATGCGGTTAAGAATAATACTTTAACAACAATAGAATATTCGCGTTCTGAAGGTTCTGAACAATACAGAACTAAGATTGCGAATTACTATCATAAAAATAATATTGAAGTTAAACACGACGATATTATTGTAACTACTGGAGGAAGTGAAGCTTTACTTTTCACTTTTGGAAGCATCATGGATACCGATGATGAAATTATTATACCTGAACCGTTTTATGCAAATTATAACGGATTCTCTACTGCTTCTGGAGTAAATGTTGTTCCTGTAATTTCTAAAATTGAAGATAATTTTGCATTACCTCCAATCTCTGAATTCGAAAAATTAATTACGCCTAAAACGAAAGCAATTTTAATTTGTAACCCAGGAAATCCAACAGGTTATTTATACTCTAAAGAAGAAATTCTTCAGTTAGCCGAGTTGGTTAAAAAACACGATTTGTTCTTAATTGCAGACGAAGTCTATAGAGAGTTTACTTACGATGGTGTACAACATCACTCAATTATGTCTATTGATGGTTTAGAGGACTACGCAATTATGATTGATTCTGTATCTAAACGCTACAGTATGTGCGGTGCTAGAATTGGTTGTTTAGTATCGAAAAACAAAACGGTTATTAAAACCGCTTTAAAATTTGCTCAGGCACGTTTAAGTCCACCAACACTAGCTCAAATAGCTAGTGAAGCTGCTTTAGATACGCCACAGAGTTATTTCGATGAAGTTAAAAGCGAATATTTAGGACGTAGAAATACATTAATCGCTGAATTAGAAAAAATAGACGGTGTTAAAATAGGTGTTCCTAAAGGTGCTTTTTACTGTATCGTTGAGTTGCCTATCAAGAATTCTGATAAATTTGCACAATGGTTATTAGAAGAATTCGATATCGATAAAGAAACCGTAATGGTTGCTCCTGCTGCAGGTTTTTACTCGACTCCAGGTGTTGGTTTAAACCAAATTAGAATTGCTTATGTTTTAAATAAAGAAAGTTTAATTAAAGCTGTTACATTACTAAAAGAAGCTTTAAAAGTGTACAAAGACTAG